In Coleofasciculus sp. FACHB-T130, the sequence ACGATTGGAATTAATTCCCCATCTGGTGCTTTACAGCGATTGCGCGATTGGCGGCAGGTGACAGGGGCAAATGTTTTGAAGGTGAAATTGGGTAGTTCCGAAGGAATTGAAGCGGATCAAGCGATGCTGATGGCAATTCGGGAGACAGTACCGGATGCTCAGCTAAGCGTCGATGCCAATGGGGGTTGGAATCTGGAAGACGCTGTGATGATGTGCAGTTGGCTGGCAAAGATGGGCGTTAAGTATGTGGAACAGCCGCTGGGACGGGAAGCAGAAGTCGGGATAATGGGGGAATCGTCGTTTAAGGAATTGTACACGCGATCGCCTCTACCCATTTTTGTAGATGAAAGTTGCTTTACTCGCAAGGATATCCCGCAACTGGCAGACCGCGTTCATGGCGTTAATATCAAACTAATGAAGTGTGGCGGCTTAACGGAAGCGATTCGCATGGTACATACAGCGAAAGCTTGTGGATTGCAGGTAATGTTCGGTTGCTATTCTGACAGCGCCATCTCGAATACGGCGGCGGCACAACTCTCCCCCCTAGCGGATTATCTAGATTTAGATAGTCATCTGAATCTCATCGACGATCCTTTTAGCGGCGCATCCATACAAGATGGGCGATTGCTACCCAACGATTTACCCGGATTGGGAGTTATCAGAAGGACGGAGAATATTAGCGAAGCAGCGCCTTAGTGCTGGATAAATTTCTGTTCCCTATTTTCTAAAAAGCTGTGCATTTGACATCTAAACATCGAGTCGCAATTCTGCTACATGAAGGGATTCGCGGCATCCACGGCAAGACCGGACTGGCGCTATTGCGCTATGGCGAAGCGCTAGTAGTGGCAGTCATCGATCGCCAGTGTGCGGGAGAGTCGTTGCGAGAATTGACAGGTATCCCCCGCGAGGTTCCGATTGTCGCTTCTCTGGAAGAGGCGCTAGCTTATACACCCGATATCCTGGCGATTGGGATTGCACCGCCTGGGGGTGCCCTGCCAGCCGAATGGTGGCAGGAAGTAAAACAAGGGATAGCAGCGGGGTTGTCTATCGTCAATGGACTGCATACTCCAATGGCGTTCCATCCGGAGATCCAGACATTGTTGAAAGATGGGCAGTGGATTTGGGATGTGCGTCAGGAACCCGCAGGATTAAAGATAGGAAGCGGACAGGCGCGATCGCTCGCTTGCAAACGGGTTCTCGCTGTCGGCACAGATATGGCAATCGGCAAAATGTCAACCTGTTTGGAACTCAATAAAGCCGCATTGCAGCGCGGTTTGCGTTCCAAGTTCCTAGCTACAGGTCAAGCCGGTTTAATGATAGCGGGGGATGGTATACCCCTGGATGCCGTGCGGGTTGACTTTGCTGCGGGTGCTATCGAGCAAATGGTGATGCTGTTTGGCGAAGAGCATGAGATTCTGTTTGTTGAGGGGCAAGGTTCCCTGTTGCATCCCGGTTCAACTGCAACGCTGCCACTGATTCGCGGGACTCAGCCGACGCATCTGGTGCTGGTACATCGAGCGCAACAAGCAACCATCCGCAATCATCCCCACGTTCCGATTCCGCCCCTGCCAGAAGTCATACAGCTTTACGAGACAGTGGCAGCGGCAGCCGGTGCATTTGCGCCAGTGCCTGTGGTTGCGATCGCCCTCAACACCGCCCATCTTGACGCTGATACTGCACAACGAGCGATCGAGCAGATACAGGCAGAAACAAAGCGTCCCTGCACCGATCCAGTCCGCTTTGGTGCTGACACACTATTAGATGCCGTAATGTCTAATCCTTAATCTGTGGCTTCTGACTCTTCGCTGGTTTGACGGCTGTCGGCTTCGTAATTAGCAGCCAACCCTCCGCCTGATTAATCGCTTTTACCGGCTTTAAATTCAGCTGCTTAAAGGTGGGTTGGTCAAGTAAAAAATAAGGTTGAGCGTCACCTTTCCAACGTTGCTGGAGTTCGGCATCCGTTGCGGGGATGACTTGGCGATCGCTATAAAAATTCAGAGAAGGACGACCATGATCGTAGGATGTGTAGATTGGCTTATTGATGGGAGTTTTGCGCTTAATCATCGCGGCAACGGGTTTAACCGGATAGGCTTCTGCGAGTTCCCAATTCCAGTGTGGCGATGTCATGAGTAGCAGTAGCGTTACATACGTACCCCAAAATAGCAGTGGAATAAATTGCAGGTCTTTTTGATAAATCAAAACTGCCGTTATCAATAAAGTCAAAGCAGCCGATGCAAACACCAGTTGCAAATTCCAGTTCGGTTGGGGGCCAAACGCAGCAAAATAAAAACTACCGCTTAGCGCCGCTAAACCCATGACTGTCAAAAGCGGTACCCAAGAGCGGGGATAGGATTTCTTACTCGGCGCATTCCAAATTTCAGCAAGCTGGGCACCTCCCAATAAAGCCACTGCTGGGTAAATCGGCAGTACATACCAGGGAAGCTTTGTTCCCATCACCGAAATGGCTACTAGATAAACACTCATCCACACCAGTACCAGTTTTGCCCAGCTCATATTGCGATTTTCCCAAGCAAGGCGCAATCCTTGGGGCAATAAGAATAACCAGGGCCAACCGTACTTTAAGATTTCCAACAGATAGTACCAGGGGGGACCCGCGTGATTCTCGACGGGTGCCCAAATCCGCTGCAAGGATTGACTGAAGATGCCGGTGTTTACGAAAGCCTGCCCGTAGTGGAGAAATTGGGCACCATACCAAGCGGCAACTGGCACACTGCCCAAGAGCAAACCAATCCAGAAATAGAGGGAAGTTAACAGTCTGGGAGTATCCCAAGCTAAAAATACCAGGGCAATATTTAAAAGTAATAATCCCATCATGCCTTTAGTCAGGCAAATCAACCCAAACCCGATACCGGCACCGAGAGCGTAGCGCAAGTTTCGACGCGATCGCAACACGCACCACATCATGAACAGGAAAAAGCACAGCACTGCCCCATCCAGCATCGCCAGACGCCCATGACGCACAACGGGTAGTAGCGTTAAGTAAATCAAAGCCGAGAAAAGAGCTGGAAGGCGTCGCCGGAATAGTTCCCGTCCAATGCCATACAAAAGCGGCACACAAGCGGCACTCAGCAGCGCCCCAGGTAGGCGCGTTGTCCACTCATTTACACCGCCGATTGCGTAGGCACCGGCAATCAGCAGATGCATTAAAGGCGGTTTATTGAAATACTCCGTACCTCCCAACGTCGGGTACAGCCATCTCAAAGAATCAAACTTTGCCTGCCAAATCTCACGAGCAACCTGGGCAACCGTTCCCTCATCCCAATCCCGTAAAGGCAGTACGCCCAGATTGATTCCAAATAGCAGGATAGCCGCTAGGAATAACCCTAAGACCCACAGCCTTTCCACCCATCTGTCAGCTCCTCTAATCTTCTTTTTTGAACGACCCCACGCAAAAGTTTGACGATCCATATTTAACAAAGCCCGTGGTATTTAGCGGCAATCCAACTTCATTCCCTGCGATTTATCTAACTCAATCATCTGACTAAAATCACAAGGTAAGTTTCCATGTCCTTATGAAGTTTGCATAACTCTATAGAATAAAGCCGGATTTTCTATCTTAAAGGGACCGAGGAAAACTCTCGTCATGCCTGTCCTAACCCTGTAGGACAATCTCAGAGTTGGAAACACTCGCAGCGTTTAGACTCAGTTTTACAGCGGTTAGACGCTCGTTGCGTTCCGAATTATAAAATTTATACCAGTAGTGAGAGTCATACGGAAAGTTTTTTTAGTCATCTATCGGCACATTTAGCATCGCCACCATGCAAGTGTAACGCCGACTTACTCTGTTCGCGTAAGTGTTGCTAGCGTACGTGTTGCGGCTTTGTGAAGAGCGAGCGCACTCTTTAACGATTCGGCAAGGCGAGATAACTGGCTGCTGTGAGAAGCGGGGTATCTGAAGTGCTGGCTCACAGCTCAAATAGAATTGCGATCGCAACACTTTATCGTTAATCGCTAAAAGATGAAAACTAGCTGGATCTCCCAAGATGAATCCTGGCGGTTAATTTCAATCTGGCGAATAAATTCTCGAAAGTAGAATCGTCGCTCTGATTCTGACAAATCTAGCCAAAATTGTGAGATAGATACAGCCTGCGCGATCGCTTGTAAATCTACTGGCGGCAGACTCGCCATCCGCGATTGCAATTGAGAGATTTCTGTGCGTAGCTTGTAGGCGCGTAACTGGGCAGTTTCTGAATCTAGAATGCCATTCTCTGTAAGCGTCGGCAACTGAGCTAAGATATCTTGCTTCGCGGCAATTTCATGGGTAATCGTGCCCTTAATTCCATCCATATTGGGAACATTCACCGCCGCTACTGCGCGGGGTAAATCCTGGCAGATTCTCTCAATCGTTTGCTCCAATACTTCCTGATAAGAAATAGCCTTACATTTGGGCTGTTTAACGCACTTGGTTGGACGCAGATAAAGATATTCTCCCTGTTTGCGGGAAGCGGTGACGCGGGTAATCGTCATTGGCGACTGGCACTCCCCACAAACTACTAATCCCGCTAGAGAACGATTTGCACTAGCGGTGCGAGGAGGCAAACGGCGGTTACGGCGCAGCAAGCGGTCAATTTGCGCGGCTTCTTCCCTAGATACGATGGCAGCATGGGTATCAGAGAGAACCTGACCATTCTTATACGCAGTATCGCCCCGATAGACTGGGTTCGTTAGCCAGCGTTGTCCAGTAGAAGCGGAAATTTTCTTGGCGTATTTCTTTTCTAGATACCGCACCGCACCGCGTAAAGAACCATACAGCAAAAATTGTTCAAAAAAATCTTTGACGACTGGCGCGGCGCTGCGGTCTAGGATATAACGGTCTTTACCTCGTCGGTAGCCGTAAGGAGCTTTTCCGGGTGCTGGCGAGGCTTTGAGCCGCCGCTGAGCGTGTCCTTGACGGATGCGATCGCTGCGCTGCCGATTCTGAATTTCTTGCAGGAGTTGCAGGGGTGTTTGATGATACGCGACTGACTCGGTAGTAATAATTTGAATGCCGAGGGATTCGAGATCGAGGATGCGATCGCATACTTCTTCCACCGAGTTTCCCAATTCTGCCAGTCGTCGGATTAATAAATAATTAGCGGGTTCTTCTTTACAATCTTCTAACAGCTGTCGTAGTTGTTGACGTTCCCCTAAATCTTGATAAACGCTATCTATTTCCCAACCCCACATCAAGGGATCGGGTGCAACTTCAAGCAACGGGTCAGTATAGGAATATGCAATGATTTTCATTGCAGAATTATGTACCAAGCTGCCAGGAGCAGCCTGAAGAGTTTAATTTTAGCTTGTGTAGGTAGGCTTCGTTTCTGTAGCCCCACGCTTCTATCGTGCAGACAGGTCTTCGCAATTCGCAGGATGCTCCCAAAGTGCCCTGATTAGGATTCATGGTTGACAGCTCATTCACCTAACTCAATGATGTTGCCATCAGGATCTTGAGTAAACAGCGCAGCGCGACCAGAAGCGCTCATTTGTAGGGGGTAGTTGTGAGCCATAAGCTTCTCCTTAGCAGCGTCTAAGTTGGCGACCAAGAAGGCTAAATGCCGATTCCGACCTAATTTTTCAGAATTGACTAAATCTGATGGTATAGAGTTGGCAACAATCAGGTGAATTTGAAACTCGCCGACTTGATACCATGCGCCGGGAAATTTCAGCACTCTATCCACCTTCGATAATCCCAACACGTTCCCATAAAATTGCTCGGCTCGTTCCAAGTCAGAAACGAGAATGGCTGCATGGAGACATTGAGTAATCTGCATCGCTAGTTATACTTTTGCCTGTAATCATACCATTTTTACCTGGAGGTAAACGAATTCCTTAGAACCAAAAAATAAATAAGAGAAATCAAGCGATCGCTTGATTTCTCTTACTTAAAGAACTGTTTACTTAAAAACCATGACCGGAATCATCGTCTTCGCCTAAAGGGTATATAAACCTTCGGCTGTCATGCCAAATCGAACAACAGGAATTCCGTGCTATTTTTGGCTTCTATGGCTATCTGGTTTTCATCACTGATTGCAGCGCCATCTCCAGCAGCCAGTGGCTTACCATTCAAACTGATATCGCCTTTGATAACTTGCAGCCAAGCATGGCGGTTAGGGTTGATTTGATAATTAACCTGCTGTCCTGCATCGAGCAAACTTGCGTAGAGATTGGCATCTTGGTGGATAGTAACCGAACCATCCCGACCATCTTGAGAAGCAATTAAACGGAGATTCCCGTGCTTTTCTTCAGCTGAATACATTTTCTGTTCATATCTAGGTTTTAATCCCTTTTGATTTGGCGTAATCCAAATTTGTAGAAAATGCACTAAGTCAGTTTTAGAATGGTTATATTCGCTGTGCGTAACTCCTGTACCAGCGCTCATAACTTGCACTTCACCCGGAAGAATAATAGAGCTAGTTCCCATGCTATCTTTATGCTCCAAAGCACCTTCTAGTACGTAGGAAATAATTTCCATATCTCGATGAGAATGTGTCCCGAAGCCTTGGTTCGCTTGCACTCTATCTTCGTTAATTACGCGCAGAGTTTTAAATCCCATGTGCTGGGGATCGTAATAGTTGGCGAAAGAGAATGAGTGATAGGAATTGAGCCAGCCATGAGCGGCATGTCCGCGTTCTTCTGCTTTCCGAATTGCAATCATTTTCATCTCCTATTTAACTTGAATGTCCAGCGGCTAGAGCCTAGAGTTATCCTGGTTGTAGAAAGGCGATTTATTGCGTCTCCCTTCGCAGACTAAAAAAATGGGATCTGTTGCCAGTTGGTACAAGTAAACTTTATTTAGACAGGCTACGGTTTTGTCATGAATAATACTAAAGTTTACTGTACAAACCATCACAAAACGGTGGATTTCTGGTTTACTCACACTGGCATACTGCTACGTGTTTTTTGTCTTTCATTACAAACTTTACAGGGGGGGATTCCGTGTTTTGATGGGAACCATCGCCATAAGGTTGATTGTGAGATTGACCGCAACTACACCAAAATTTAAGTACCCAATTCAAGCGCAAGAATGATAGGTTTTGTATCTACAATGACGGGT encodes:
- a CDS encoding dipeptide epimerase — protein: MQISVETFTVNKRFPLTISRGTTAQTMNVWVRAIAEGIEGWGEASPFSIGVGEPRQTTEILLEALQGIAPLLEAYSPWEKQKIEEVLQAAQIPSAAWAAIDMALHDWQGKRLGLPLWRLWGLDRDRIVPTSVTIGINSPSGALQRLRDWRQVTGANVLKVKLGSSEGIEADQAMLMAIRETVPDAQLSVDANGGWNLEDAVMMCSWLAKMGVKYVEQPLGREAEVGIMGESSFKELYTRSPLPIFVDESCFTRKDIPQLADRVHGVNIKLMKCGGLTEAIRMVHTAKACGLQVMFGCYSDSAISNTAAAQLSPLADYLDLDSHLNLIDDPFSGASIQDGRLLPNDLPGLGVIRRTENISEAAP
- a CDS encoding DUF1611 domain-containing protein, whose translation is MHLTSKHRVAILLHEGIRGIHGKTGLALLRYGEALVVAVIDRQCAGESLRELTGIPREVPIVASLEEALAYTPDILAIGIAPPGGALPAEWWQEVKQGIAAGLSIVNGLHTPMAFHPEIQTLLKDGQWIWDVRQEPAGLKIGSGQARSLACKRVLAVGTDMAIGKMSTCLELNKAALQRGLRSKFLATGQAGLMIAGDGIPLDAVRVDFAAGAIEQMVMLFGEEHEILFVEGQGSLLHPGSTATLPLIRGTQPTHLVLVHRAQQATIRNHPHVPIPPLPEVIQLYETVAAAAGAFAPVPVVAIALNTAHLDADTAQRAIEQIQAETKRPCTDPVRFGADTLLDAVMSNP
- a CDS encoding VOC family protein, with the translated sequence MQITQCLHAAILVSDLERAEQFYGNVLGLSKVDRVLKFPGAWYQVGEFQIHLIVANSIPSDLVNSEKLGRNRHLAFLVANLDAAKEKLMAHNYPLQMSASGRAALFTQDPDGNIIELGE
- a CDS encoding pirin family protein; amino-acid sequence: MIAIRKAEERGHAAHGWLNSYHSFSFANYYDPQHMGFKTLRVINEDRVQANQGFGTHSHRDMEIISYVLEGALEHKDSMGTSSIILPGEVQVMSAGTGVTHSEYNHSKTDLVHFLQIWITPNQKGLKPRYEQKMYSAEEKHGNLRLIASQDGRDGSVTIHQDANLYASLLDAGQQVNYQINPNRHAWLQVIKGDISLNGKPLAAGDGAAISDENQIAIEAKNSTEFLLFDLA
- a CDS encoding recombinase family protein; translation: MKIIAYSYTDPLLEVAPDPLMWGWEIDSVYQDLGERQQLRQLLEDCKEEPANYLLIRRLAELGNSVEEVCDRILDLESLGIQIITTESVAYHQTPLQLLQEIQNRQRSDRIRQGHAQRRLKASPAPGKAPYGYRRGKDRYILDRSAAPVVKDFFEQFLLYGSLRGAVRYLEKKYAKKISASTGQRWLTNPVYRGDTAYKNGQVLSDTHAAIVSREEAAQIDRLLRRNRRLPPRTASANRSLAGLVVCGECQSPMTITRVTASRKQGEYLYLRPTKCVKQPKCKAISYQEVLEQTIERICQDLPRAVAAVNVPNMDGIKGTITHEIAAKQDILAQLPTLTENGILDSETAQLRAYKLRTEISQLQSRMASLPPVDLQAIAQAVSISQFWLDLSESERRFYFREFIRQIEINRQDSSWEIQLVFIF
- a CDS encoding glycosyltransferase family 39 protein codes for the protein MDRQTFAWGRSKKKIRGADRWVERLWVLGLFLAAILLFGINLGVLPLRDWDEGTVAQVAREIWQAKFDSLRWLYPTLGGTEYFNKPPLMHLLIAGAYAIGGVNEWTTRLPGALLSAACVPLLYGIGRELFRRRLPALFSALIYLTLLPVVRHGRLAMLDGAVLCFFLFMMWCVLRSRRNLRYALGAGIGFGLICLTKGMMGLLLLNIALVFLAWDTPRLLTSLYFWIGLLLGSVPVAAWYGAQFLHYGQAFVNTGIFSQSLQRIWAPVENHAGPPWYYLLEILKYGWPWLFLLPQGLRLAWENRNMSWAKLVLVWMSVYLVAISVMGTKLPWYVLPIYPAVALLGGAQLAEIWNAPSKKSYPRSWVPLLTVMGLAALSGSFYFAAFGPQPNWNLQLVFASAALTLLITAVLIYQKDLQFIPLLFWGTYVTLLLLMTSPHWNWELAEAYPVKPVAAMIKRKTPINKPIYTSYDHGRPSLNFYSDRQVIPATDAELQQRWKGDAQPYFLLDQPTFKQLNLKPVKAINQAEGWLLITKPTAVKPAKSQKPQIKD